One segment of Peromyscus leucopus breed LL Stock chromosome 5, UCI_PerLeu_2.1, whole genome shotgun sequence DNA contains the following:
- the Riok1 gene encoding serine/threonine-protein kinase RIO1 isoform X1, with protein sequence MDCSRDRMVAVVPGQFDDADSSDSESVEVKSIQAKDDILLKNLPDDVTEVRGEGEIDEEDSYDYDSDWYWDDGTGKLTKGCTQNGGSNPQANRQTSNYNSAKMSTPIEKSLRKFENKINLNKLNVTDSVINKVTVKTRQKEADSYRVKDKADRATVEQVLDPRTRMILFKMLDKGDIAEIHGCISTGKEANVYYASTASGESRAIKIYKTSILVFKDRDKYVTGEFRFRRGYCKGNPRKMVKTWAEKEMRNLSRLSTANIPCPKPIRLKSHVLLMGFIGKDDMPAPLLKNVQLSESKARELYLQVIQYMRKMYQDARLVHADLSEFNMLYHGGDVYIIDVSQSVEHDHPHALEFLRKDCANVNDFFFKRAVAVMTVRELFEFVTDPSITPENMDAYLEKAMEIASQRTKEEKTSQDHVDEEVFKQAYIPRTLNEVKNYERDVDIMMRLKEEDMALNTQQDNILYQTVTGLKKDLSGVQKVPALLESEVKEKTCFDSEDAESSECSDTDSEEQGENAQCKRHTADPDVDKKERKKLVKEAQREKRKNKIPKHVKKRKEKTAKAKKGK encoded by the exons ATGGACTGCAGTCGGGATAGGATGGTCGCGGTGGTCCCCGGGCAGTTCGACGACGCGGACTCCTCTGACAG TGAAAGCGTAGAAGTGAAGTCAATTCAAGCAAAGGACGACATCCTACTTAAAAACCTTCCGGATGATGTGACAGAGGTGAGGGGCGAAGGTGAGATCGATGAGGAAGACAGCTATGATTACGACAGTGATTGGTACTGGGATGATGGAACTGGAAAACTCACCAAGGGCTGTACCCAGAATGGAGGCAGTAACCCTCAG GCAAATCGACAGACTTCTAACTACAATTCAGCCAAAATGTCTACTCCAATTGAAAAGTCCttgagaaaatttgaaaataaaatcaatctaa ATAAACTGAATGTTACTGATTCTGTCATAAACAAAGTCACCGTAAAAACTAGACAAAAAGAAGCAGACTC GTATCGAGTTAAAGATAAGGCCGACAGAGCAACCGTAGAACAG gttttggaTCCCAGGACAAGGATGATTTTATTCAAGATGTTGGATAAAGGAGACAtagcagagatccatggctgtaTCAGTACTGGAAAAGAA GCTAATGTATACTATGCTAGCACAGCCAGTGGAGAGAGCAGAGCAATCAAAATATACAAAACTTCTATTTTGGTGTTCAAAGATCGTGATAAGTACGTAACCGGGGAATTTAG ATTTCGTCGTGGCTACTGTAAAGGGAACCCTAGAAAAATGGTGAAGACATGGGCAGAAAAGGAAATGAGGAATTTATCCAG GCTAAGTACAGCAAACATACCATGTCCAAAACCAATCCGGCTAAAAAGTCATGTTCTTCTCATGGGCTTCATTGGCAAAGACGACAT GCCCGCACCACTTTTGAAAAATGTCCAGTTGTCAGAATCGAAGGCACGGGAGTTGTACCTGCAGGTCATTCAGTACATGAGGAAAATGTATCAGGATGCTCGACTTGTCCATGcagatctcagtgaattcaaCATGCT GTACCATGGTGGAGATGTGTACATCATTGATGTTTCTCAGTCTGTGGAGCATGATCACCCACATGCACTGGAATTCTTGAGAAAAGACTGTGCTAATGTCAATG ATTTCTTTTTCAAAcgtgctgttgctgtgatgaccGTTCGGGAGCTCTTCGAGTTTGTCACAGATCCTTCCATCACCCCTGAGAACATGGATGCTTATCTCGAAAAG GCCATGGAAATAGCATCCCAAAGGACCAAGGAAGAAAAGACGAGTCAGGATCATGTGGATGAAGAG GTGTTCAAACAAGCATACATTCCCAGAACCTTGAATGAAGTGAAAAATTATGAGAGAGATGTGGATATAATGATGAGGTTGAAGGAAGAAGACATGGCTTTGAATACTCAACAAGATAAT ATTCTATACCAGACTGTCACGGGATTGAAAAAAGATTTGTCAGGCGTCCAGAAG GTCCCTGCACTCCTAGAAAGTGAAGTTAAGGAAAAGACTTGTTTTGATTCAGAAGATGCTGAAAGTTCCGAGTGCTCTGACACAGACTCTGAAGAGCAGGGAGAGAATGCCCAGTGCAAAAGACACACTGCTGACCCTGACGTTGATAAAAAG gaaagaaaaaagctggtcaaggaagcccagagagagaagaggaaaaataaaatccctaaacatgtgaaaaaaagaaaggaaaaaacagccAAGGCCAAAAAAGGCAAATAG
- the Riok1 gene encoding serine/threonine-protein kinase RIO1 isoform X2, with amino-acid sequence MSSESVEVKSIQAKDDILLKNLPDDVTEVRGEGEIDEEDSYDYDSDWYWDDGTGKLTKGCTQNGGSNPQANRQTSNYNSAKMSTPIEKSLRKFENKINLNKLNVTDSVINKVTVKTRQKEADSYRVKDKADRATVEQVLDPRTRMILFKMLDKGDIAEIHGCISTGKEANVYYASTASGESRAIKIYKTSILVFKDRDKYVTGEFRFRRGYCKGNPRKMVKTWAEKEMRNLSRLSTANIPCPKPIRLKSHVLLMGFIGKDDMPAPLLKNVQLSESKARELYLQVIQYMRKMYQDARLVHADLSEFNMLYHGGDVYIIDVSQSVEHDHPHALEFLRKDCANVNDFFFKRAVAVMTVRELFEFVTDPSITPENMDAYLEKAMEIASQRTKEEKTSQDHVDEEVFKQAYIPRTLNEVKNYERDVDIMMRLKEEDMALNTQQDNILYQTVTGLKKDLSGVQKVPALLESEVKEKTCFDSEDAESSECSDTDSEEQGENAQCKRHTADPDVDKKERKKLVKEAQREKRKNKIPKHVKKRKEKTAKAKKGK; translated from the exons ATGTCTAGTGAAAGCGTAGAAGTGAAGTCAATTCAAGCAAAGGACGACATCCTACTTAAAAACCTTCCGGATGATGTGACAGAGGTGAGGGGCGAAGGTGAGATCGATGAGGAAGACAGCTATGATTACGACAGTGATTGGTACTGGGATGATGGAACTGGAAAACTCACCAAGGGCTGTACCCAGAATGGAGGCAGTAACCCTCAG GCAAATCGACAGACTTCTAACTACAATTCAGCCAAAATGTCTACTCCAATTGAAAAGTCCttgagaaaatttgaaaataaaatcaatctaa ATAAACTGAATGTTACTGATTCTGTCATAAACAAAGTCACCGTAAAAACTAGACAAAAAGAAGCAGACTC GTATCGAGTTAAAGATAAGGCCGACAGAGCAACCGTAGAACAG gttttggaTCCCAGGACAAGGATGATTTTATTCAAGATGTTGGATAAAGGAGACAtagcagagatccatggctgtaTCAGTACTGGAAAAGAA GCTAATGTATACTATGCTAGCACAGCCAGTGGAGAGAGCAGAGCAATCAAAATATACAAAACTTCTATTTTGGTGTTCAAAGATCGTGATAAGTACGTAACCGGGGAATTTAG ATTTCGTCGTGGCTACTGTAAAGGGAACCCTAGAAAAATGGTGAAGACATGGGCAGAAAAGGAAATGAGGAATTTATCCAG GCTAAGTACAGCAAACATACCATGTCCAAAACCAATCCGGCTAAAAAGTCATGTTCTTCTCATGGGCTTCATTGGCAAAGACGACAT GCCCGCACCACTTTTGAAAAATGTCCAGTTGTCAGAATCGAAGGCACGGGAGTTGTACCTGCAGGTCATTCAGTACATGAGGAAAATGTATCAGGATGCTCGACTTGTCCATGcagatctcagtgaattcaaCATGCT GTACCATGGTGGAGATGTGTACATCATTGATGTTTCTCAGTCTGTGGAGCATGATCACCCACATGCACTGGAATTCTTGAGAAAAGACTGTGCTAATGTCAATG ATTTCTTTTTCAAAcgtgctgttgctgtgatgaccGTTCGGGAGCTCTTCGAGTTTGTCACAGATCCTTCCATCACCCCTGAGAACATGGATGCTTATCTCGAAAAG GCCATGGAAATAGCATCCCAAAGGACCAAGGAAGAAAAGACGAGTCAGGATCATGTGGATGAAGAG GTGTTCAAACAAGCATACATTCCCAGAACCTTGAATGAAGTGAAAAATTATGAGAGAGATGTGGATATAATGATGAGGTTGAAGGAAGAAGACATGGCTTTGAATACTCAACAAGATAAT ATTCTATACCAGACTGTCACGGGATTGAAAAAAGATTTGTCAGGCGTCCAGAAG GTCCCTGCACTCCTAGAAAGTGAAGTTAAGGAAAAGACTTGTTTTGATTCAGAAGATGCTGAAAGTTCCGAGTGCTCTGACACAGACTCTGAAGAGCAGGGAGAGAATGCCCAGTGCAAAAGACACACTGCTGACCCTGACGTTGATAAAAAG gaaagaaaaaagctggtcaaggaagcccagagagagaagaggaaaaataaaatccctaaacatgtgaaaaaaagaaaggaaaaaacagccAAGGCCAAAAAAGGCAAATAG